A single genomic interval of Spinacia oleracea cultivar Varoflay chromosome 6, BTI_SOV_V1, whole genome shotgun sequence harbors:
- the LOC110795965 gene encoding uncharacterized protein has translation MGKDTNSAHAYSALCWENRKKPEGHVDTVIEKLTPKQIADNCLRLSVSITIVRWLTFQKCAFRGHDESATSLNQGNFLEMLKLIASYNKDVQKVVLGNDPQNAQYIAPDIQKQILQIFAQKVQNEIRKEIGDSNFCIIVDESRDVSKREQMAIVIRFVDGYGILRERFLELVHFKDTTSKTLKEEITTVLSNHELSIQNLRGQGYDGASNMRGEWNGLQAFFIKDCPYAYYVHCLAHQLQLALVAAAREVFEVHEFFKDLIFIVNVVSSSSKRHDELQDRQVIELEHLVEIEEVETGKGLNQIGNLKRPGDTRWSSHFKSICSVVKMFNATRSVLEKIAIDHQATCSQRGDATYALKKLLAFDFLFILHVMQELMGYTDALCRAFQHKSIDLLNAMDLVASTKSLIQKLRDDGWENLLQKELNSRFSEQTTELLILSRTLNPIDGYKHLNVEKICRLAEKYYPGDFSDHEKFHLKYQLELFYCDASKHPEMKNLCTIADLCRSLAETGKSDVYHLVDRLIRLILTLPVSTATTERAFSAMKIVKTNLRNKMEDDFLSNYLVVYIEKRNC, from the exons ATGGGAAAAGATACTAATTCAGCTCATGCATATTCTGCTTTGTGTTGGGAGAATCGGAAGAAACCTGAAGGTCATGTTGACACTGTCATTGAAAAACTTACTCCAAAACAGATTGCTGATAACTGTTTGAGACTAAGTGTTTCAATAACAATTGTTCGATGGCTTACATTTCAAAAATGTGCATTTAGGGGACACGATGAGAGTGCAACATCACTAAATCAAGGGAATTTTTTAGAGATGTTGAAACTAATTGCTTCCTATAATAAAGATGTACAAAAAGTTGTGTTAGGAAATGATCCACAAAATGCTCAATATATAGCTCCGGACATTCAAAAGCAAATTTTACAAATCTTTGCTCAAAAAGTGCAAAATGAAATTCGCAAGGAGATTGGTGATTCAAATTTTTGTATCATTGTTGATGAATCTCGAGATGTATCAAAACGGGAACAAATGGCTATTGTTATAAGATTTGTTGATGGGTATGGGATTCTGCGAGAACGGTTTTTGGAGTTGGTACATTTCAAGGATACTACTTCCAAGACTCTCAAGGAAGAAATCACCACAGTTTTGTCTAATCATGAGTTAAGTATTCAAAATCTTAGAGGTCAAGGATATGATGGAGCCAGTAATATGCGCGGGGAGTGGAATGGTTTGCAAGCTTTTTTTATAAAAGATTGTCCATATGCATACTACGTGCATTGTCTAGCACACCAACTGCAATTGGCTCTTGTTGCTGCTGCAAGAGAAGTGTTTGAGGTTCATGAATTTTTTAAAGATTtaatatttattgtgaatgtaGTCAGTTCTTCTTCTAAGCGTCATGATGAATTACAAGATAGACAAGTAATTGAGTTAGAACACTTGGTTGAAATTGAGGAGGTTGAGACTGGTAAAGGGTTGAATCAAATTGGCAACTTGAAACGTCCCGGGGATACTAGATGGAGTTCTCATTTCAAGTCCATATGTAGCGTTGTAAAGATGTTCAATGCTACTCGTTCTGTCCTTGAGAAAATTGCTATTGATCATCAAGCCACTTGTTCTCAACGCGGAGATGCCACTTATGCTCTTAAAAAGTTATTggcttttgattttttattcattttacaCGTGATGCAGGAACTTATGGGATATACAGATGCACTTTGTCGAGCTTTTCAACATAAATCAATAGACCTTTTAAATGCTATGGATTTAGTTGCGAGCACAAAATCTTTAATTCAGAAGTTAAGAGATGATGGATGGGAAAATCTTTTACAGAAA GAACTCAATAGTCGTTTTAGTGAGCAAACAACGGAGCTGCTTATTTTAAGTAGAACTTTGAATCCTATTGATGGTTATAAGCACTTGAATGTGGAAAAAATTTGTCGTCTTGCAGAGAAATACTATCCCGGTGACTTTTCAGATCATGAAAAATTTCATTTGAAGTATCAACTTGAGTTATTTTATTGTGATGCTTCTAAACATCCAGAGATGAAGAATTTGTGCACTATAGCAGATCTATGTCGAAGTTTGGCCGAAACTGGGAAGTCAGATGTCTATCATTTAGTTGACAGATTGATTAGACTTATTTTAACACTTCCTGTTAGTACAGCAACTACTGAGAGAGCTTTTTCAGCAATGAAAATTGTCAAGACTAATTTGCGGAATAAGATGGAAGACGACTTTCTTTCAAACTACTTGGTTGTGTATATAGAAAAAAGAAATTGCTGA